The proteins below are encoded in one region of Holophagaceae bacterium:
- the gyrB gene encoding DNA topoisomerase (ATP-hydrolyzing) subunit B, translating to MSEEVLTARAQESEATYTADNITVLRDLEAVRKRPGMYIGDTDDGSGLHQMVYEVVDNSIDEALAGYCTRVDVIIHTDGSCSVEDNGRGIPVDLHKEENRSAAEVIMTVLHAGGKFDNMNTDGKNAYKVSGGLHGVGVSCVNALSSKLWLTIWKGGKEYSMTFTQGHADKPLAKGAATTKRGTRVRFMPDPEIFNNVLDFTFEVLSQRLRELSYLNKGVHIRITDERTGDSHDFMNAGGIDAFVEHLNRNKTVLHKPPIHIEDIKNGTTVEVALQWNDSYQETLYCFTNNIRNRDGGAHLEGFRAAMTRVINTYAEANNLLKSAKVTLSGEDVREGLTAVLSAKVPDPKFSSQTKDKLVSSEVKGIVQTIVYEKLTSFFEENPREARAILEKAIEAARAREAARKARDLTRRKGALDGGGLPGKLADCQEKDPALSEIYLVEGDSAGGSAKQGRNRANQAILPLKGKVLNVEKARFDKILSHQELRILIQALGTGIGRDEFKVANLRYHKIVLMTDADVDGSHIRTLLLTFFYRQMPEIVERGHLYIAQPPLYKVKKGKTEKYLKDERALEEFLFQKALDGWSLTLPDGSEHKGAALVREMKKWGEVQQLYAKLDRRGYARPLVDGLLAFGLLDDERFDTAEAVKEMALAVEKAGLGRTEVESTEAVEAAPEKAPGAEGRAKKAEPEDSGDGEGEAAGLDFEEEAPQAAIPAAHRIRITRMHLNRPIALWLDSQVALWGEFRRLKALHEELSAFTGGDLKLLRVKEAKPEKAGTKAVVKEEADSGETGDSNEGGATSKMAKEMSFASPEAMLSMVLEEGKRGLMIQRYKGLGEMNPEQLWETTMDPTRRTMLQVRVDDAVLADEMFTVLMGDAVEPRRRFIESNALLAENIDI from the coding sequence ATGTCTGAAGAAGTTCTAACAGCGCGCGCCCAGGAATCTGAAGCCACCTACACCGCCGACAACATCACAGTCCTCCGGGACCTCGAGGCCGTCCGCAAGCGGCCCGGCATGTACATCGGGGACACCGACGACGGCAGCGGCCTCCACCAGATGGTCTACGAGGTCGTGGACAATTCCATCGACGAGGCCCTCGCGGGCTACTGCACCCGGGTGGACGTGATCATCCACACCGACGGCAGCTGCTCCGTGGAGGACAACGGCCGAGGCATTCCGGTGGATCTCCACAAGGAAGAGAACCGGTCCGCCGCCGAAGTGATCATGACCGTGCTCCATGCGGGCGGGAAGTTCGACAACATGAACACCGACGGCAAGAACGCCTACAAGGTCTCGGGCGGGCTCCACGGCGTGGGCGTTTCCTGCGTGAACGCGCTCAGCTCCAAGCTCTGGCTCACGATCTGGAAGGGCGGAAAAGAATACAGCATGACCTTCACCCAGGGCCACGCGGACAAGCCCCTGGCCAAGGGCGCGGCAACCACCAAGCGCGGCACCCGCGTGCGGTTCATGCCGGATCCCGAAATCTTCAACAACGTGCTGGACTTCACCTTCGAGGTGCTGAGCCAGCGCCTCCGCGAGCTGAGCTACCTCAACAAGGGCGTGCACATCCGCATCACGGACGAGCGGACGGGCGATTCCCACGACTTCATGAACGCCGGCGGGATCGACGCCTTCGTGGAGCACCTCAACCGCAACAAGACGGTCCTGCACAAGCCCCCCATCCACATCGAAGACATCAAGAACGGCACCACCGTCGAGGTGGCCCTGCAGTGGAACGACTCCTACCAGGAGACCCTCTACTGTTTCACCAATAACATCCGGAATAGGGACGGAGGCGCGCACCTGGAGGGGTTCCGCGCCGCCATGACGCGCGTCATCAACACCTACGCCGAAGCCAACAACCTGCTGAAATCCGCGAAGGTCACCCTGTCGGGCGAGGATGTCCGCGAGGGCCTGACCGCGGTGCTGTCGGCCAAGGTGCCGGACCCCAAATTCAGCAGCCAGACCAAGGACAAGCTGGTCAGCTCCGAGGTCAAGGGCATCGTCCAGACCATCGTCTACGAAAAGCTCACGAGCTTCTTCGAAGAAAACCCGCGGGAAGCCCGGGCGATCCTTGAAAAAGCCATCGAGGCCGCCCGGGCCCGGGAAGCCGCCCGCAAGGCCCGCGACCTCACCCGGCGCAAAGGCGCCCTGGATGGCGGCGGACTGCCGGGCAAGCTGGCCGATTGCCAGGAAAAGGATCCGGCGCTCTCCGAGATCTACCTCGTGGAGGGCGATTCCGCCGGCGGATCAGCCAAGCAGGGCCGCAACCGCGCCAACCAGGCCATCCTGCCCCTGAAGGGCAAGGTCCTGAACGTGGAGAAAGCCCGCTTCGACAAGATCCTGAGCCACCAGGAGCTTCGCATCCTGATCCAGGCCCTGGGCACGGGCATCGGCAGGGATGAGTTCAAGGTCGCCAATCTGAGGTACCACAAGATCGTCCTGATGACCGACGCCGACGTGGACGGATCCCACATCCGCACGCTGCTGCTCACCTTTTTCTACCGCCAGATGCCGGAAATCGTCGAACGAGGGCATTTGTACATCGCCCAGCCACCTCTTTACAAGGTGAAAAAGGGCAAGACCGAGAAGTACCTCAAGGACGAAAGGGCCCTGGAGGAGTTCCTGTTCCAGAAGGCCCTGGATGGCTGGAGCCTCACCCTGCCGGACGGGAGCGAGCACAAGGGCGCCGCGCTGGTCCGGGAAATGAAGAAGTGGGGCGAGGTCCAGCAGCTCTACGCCAAGCTGGACCGCCGCGGCTACGCCCGGCCCCTGGTGGATGGCCTCCTGGCCTTCGGGTTGCTGGACGATGAGCGCTTCGACACCGCCGAGGCGGTCAAGGAGATGGCCCTCGCGGTGGAGAAGGCGGGCCTTGGCCGCACAGAAGTTGAATCCACCGAGGCCGTCGAGGCCGCCCCGGAGAAAGCGCCGGGCGCCGAAGGCCGCGCCAAAAAAGCGGAGCCCGAGGATTCCGGAGACGGAGAGGGGGAGGCCGCTGGTCTCGATTTTGAGGAGGAAGCGCCGCAGGCGGCCATTCCAGCCGCCCACCGCATCCGCATCACCCGGATGCACCTGAACCGCCCCATCGCCCTTTGGTTGGACAGCCAGGTGGCCCTGTGGGGCGAATTCCGGAGGCTCAAGGCCCTTCATGAAGAACTCAGCGCCTTCACCGGGGGCGATCTGAAGCTGCTGCGCGTCAAGGAGGCCAAGCCCGAAAAGGCGGGGACGAAGGCCGTGGTGAAAGAGGAAGCGGACTCCGGCGAGACCGGCGACTCCAACGAAGGCGGCGCCACCTCGAAAATGGCCAAGGAGATGAGCTTCGCCAGTCCCGAGGCCATGCTTTCCATGGTTCTGGAGGAAGGCAAGCGAGGCCTGATGATCCAACGCTACAAAGGGTTGGGCGAAATGAACCCCGAGCAGCTCTGGGAGACCACCATGGATCCCACCCGGCGGACCATGCTCCAGGTGCGGGTGGACGATGCGGTGCTGGCGGACGAAATGTTCACCGTCCTGATGGGCGATGCGGTGGAACCCCGCCGCCGCTTTATCGAATCAAATGCGCTTTTAGCTGAAAACATTGATATTTAA